A genome region from Geobacter pickeringii includes the following:
- a CDS encoding tetratricopeptide repeat protein — MTSGRFGRRYLLVVMLLATFVAYGNTFRNNWSYDDIPVVVENIDAHSLAGFLEHKRPGRPLRVLTYIPEYKLFGDKPAGYRIQQLLWHGANGFLLVLLLQSLGVETLPAILAGLFFLVHPLQVESVANISHRKELLALFFCLATLFLHRRLLAAEGRKRLVFAAAGLGTFGLSLLANQTAITFPAVLVLYELLFVPKERRFLIRRPLLAGVGAAAAAGGAFYLLRGLLTADQLLTVYSKNNFIASKSYYPLFMGVMKSFGFYLSKILVPTGLAPEYAVRFSEDFFQPAAWGGMALLVAVAAVAVFASRRAPLLSFGLGWFLLLYLPISNLVPAGYMIADRYLYMPLAGVAIAFAWGVQKLRLRVVYAAAGAVLVLFTGLTVVQNTYWYDEHTLWRHAAEVDPGSTWAQESAAYSYYVKGEYDQAREHALKALAINRFNTKAYLVLAQIEEGRGDIAEAVRNYEMFSEIGEAEYPALVAGVRDRLPELRERLRQIELYKKGNP; from the coding sequence GTGACGTCGGGACGTTTTGGGCGAAGGTATCTGCTGGTGGTGATGCTCCTGGCCACGTTCGTGGCCTATGGCAATACGTTCCGGAATAACTGGTCGTACGACGATATCCCGGTTGTGGTGGAGAACATCGATGCCCATAGTTTAGCCGGTTTTCTGGAACACAAGCGTCCGGGGCGTCCCCTGCGGGTGCTGACCTATATCCCGGAGTACAAGCTCTTTGGGGACAAGCCGGCAGGCTACCGGATACAGCAGCTTCTCTGGCACGGCGCCAACGGCTTCCTGCTGGTCCTTCTGCTCCAATCCCTCGGCGTAGAGACGCTTCCCGCCATCCTTGCCGGTCTCTTCTTCCTGGTGCATCCGCTCCAGGTCGAATCGGTGGCGAACATCTCCCACCGCAAAGAGCTCCTGGCGCTCTTCTTCTGCCTCGCCACCCTTTTCCTGCACCGGAGGCTGCTGGCGGCGGAAGGGAGAAAGCGGCTCGTTTTTGCCGCCGCCGGGCTCGGCACCTTCGGCCTCTCCCTGCTCGCCAACCAGACCGCCATCACCTTCCCGGCGGTCCTGGTCCTCTATGAACTCCTCTTCGTCCCGAAGGAACGGCGGTTCCTGATTCGTCGCCCCCTTCTCGCCGGGGTGGGAGCGGCGGCTGCTGCGGGAGGGGCGTTTTACCTCCTCCGGGGGCTCCTGACGGCCGACCAGTTGCTCACCGTCTACTCCAAGAACAACTTCATCGCCTCCAAGAGCTACTATCCGCTCTTCATGGGAGTAATGAAGTCCTTTGGCTTCTACCTCTCCAAGATCCTCGTTCCCACTGGGCTCGCGCCTGAATACGCGGTCCGGTTTTCGGAGGATTTCTTCCAGCCGGCGGCCTGGGGGGGGATGGCGCTCCTCGTGGCGGTTGCGGCTGTCGCGGTGTTTGCCTCGCGGAGGGCCCCCCTCCTCTCCTTCGGCCTGGGGTGGTTTCTCCTCCTCTATCTGCCGATCTCCAACCTCGTTCCGGCCGGTTACATGATCGCCGACCGCTACCTGTACATGCCGTTGGCCGGAGTTGCGATCGCTTTCGCCTGGGGGGTGCAGAAGCTGCGGCTGCGCGTCGTGTATGCGGCGGCGGGAGCGGTTCTCGTGCTGTTCACCGGCCTCACCGTGGTGCAGAATACCTACTGGTACGACGAGCACACCCTCTGGCGGCATGCCGCCGAGGTCGATCCCGGCTCCACCTGGGCCCAGGAGTCGGCTGCCTACAGCTACTACGTGAAGGGTGAGTACGACCAGGCGCGGGAGCATGCCCTGAAGGCGCTGGCAATCAACCGTTTCAATACCAAGGCATATCTCGTGCTGGCCCAGATTGAAGAGGGGCGGGGAGACATCGCCGAGGCGGTGCGCAACTACGAGATGTTTT
- a CDS encoding glycosyltransferase family 2 protein: protein MKACAKAGEIPVFVLDQMPLTPTFTVVIPVKPGGEVTAVDRLRAIDYPAECYEVLVAEGRRPSCQRNRAAAQARGEYLYFLDDDSLVPPEFLQLAARHFENPSVAAVGGPSLTPSSDTTMQRAFGAAFASLLGGGGVRNRYRQAGMVRETDDAELILCNLGFRRDTFLAAGGLDERLYPNEENELMARLRRQGMRLVHDPALAVFRSQRPHLRAFVRQLFTYGRGRAEQIHLGGGCGVSNLVPALFLLYLCVLPFLGSGPGAIPLGGYLLATLLSSFIEGGRSGDGRVSAVLLLVYPALHLSYGAGLIWGLLFPRFKGKRGGDGVVTVRMIKSLEAEW from the coding sequence ATGAAAGCGTGTGCGAAAGCCGGGGAAATCCCGGTTTTTGTTTTGGATCAAATGCCATTGACCCCTACATTTACAGTGGTTATTCCGGTGAAGCCGGGCGGTGAAGTGACGGCAGTCGACCGTTTGCGAGCCATTGACTATCCCGCGGAGTGCTACGAAGTTCTCGTGGCCGAAGGGAGACGTCCGAGTTGTCAGCGCAACCGTGCCGCAGCCCAGGCGCGGGGAGAGTATCTCTATTTTCTCGATGACGATTCCCTCGTCCCTCCGGAATTTCTGCAATTGGCGGCCCGGCATTTCGAGAATCCGTCAGTTGCCGCCGTTGGAGGACCTTCGCTCACCCCTTCCTCTGATACCACCATGCAACGTGCGTTTGGAGCCGCCTTTGCATCCCTGCTCGGAGGGGGAGGCGTGCGCAATCGCTACCGTCAGGCCGGGATGGTGCGGGAGACCGATGACGCGGAGCTCATCCTCTGCAACCTTGGTTTTCGCAGAGATACGTTTCTGGCCGCCGGCGGGCTCGACGAGCGTCTCTACCCCAACGAGGAGAACGAGCTCATGGCGCGACTCAGACGGCAGGGGATGAGACTTGTCCACGACCCCGCCCTGGCGGTCTTTCGGAGTCAACGGCCGCATCTCCGTGCATTCGTGCGACAGCTTTTCACCTATGGCCGGGGGAGGGCCGAGCAGATCCATCTCGGCGGCGGCTGCGGCGTTTCGAACCTCGTGCCGGCACTCTTTCTGCTTTATCTCTGCGTCCTCCCGTTTCTGGGGAGCGGACCCGGCGCGATCCCTCTCGGGGGATATCTGCTGGCGACCCTCCTGTCGTCCTTCATCGAAGGAGGACGATCCGGCGATGGGAGAGTCTCTGCGGTTCTCCTCCTGGTATATCCGGCCCTCCACCTCTCTTACGGTGCGGGGCTTATCTGGGGGCTCCTCTTCCCCCGCTTCAAGGGGAAACGGGGCGGCGACGGGGTGGTAACCGTCCGAATGATAAAAAGTCTGGAGGCCGAGTGGTGA